A region of the Notolabrus celidotus isolate fNotCel1 chromosome 18, fNotCel1.pri, whole genome shotgun sequence genome:
aaatatttgttttgttataagcagacatccatccaataatacaattaaaacagatttatttgtatgtaGAACTTAATCAAGTGTTAATtgtattgaacaatcaattctttcattgaagaacaaaacatgaatgttaagTCAAAttttactcatccccccgacccaacccatcaaaaatgaacaaaaatgcaatcccaacaaagttccattcaaaatgttaaatgaaaagagctgctctccctccaaagaagtcccattcaaaatgttaaataaaaactgcatgtagggggtgtggtctcaatagtcctgcagtaagcagtgctCTTTGTGCATGTGATTTAGGAACAGCATAGATAtttaactgtacttgcatgaaatctggttattttagtcaggattttgctaaaatatattttccccaactttatatcagttccctattaagagccaaccttcaatttagtaaattcctggtttattcccatccattcccataaattcccattaattcccatggaaattttaCAACTGTGAAAATTcttggaattttgcaaccctagtctcACAATGTCATTGCTAATGACAGGgcacatatttttttttcttagaactcagattagcattagcatgctaacatttgccaAATAGCACTACACAGAAAGTGTGATTTGTGGCTAATACTAAATGTGACATGACAAATTTCATGACAATCATTTTGATAGCTGTCTTAGTGTCTGTAGGATTCATCCTCAGAGGATCACAAACATGTTTGTCAATGTCACTGTTATAGATCTTAAAGTAGAAGTGGACCACCTGGGACTGAGAGTTTAAACTTCTGTACATGCTGTGAGTTTCAGTGTGGCTAAAAACTGATCATGTAAAGGAAATGTTCTTCCAGCACTCTTGAAAGTTTacttttcattcatattttagtGTTCCTTTGACATTCAGAGAGCCACAGTTTACcaaaatgtgtttcactttttaaaatctcatcaCCTTTAGACATCCATCCCTGAGGCCTTGTACTTTACAGTTCAGCAGGAGCTCCACGTGGGGCCTTTGAAATTGAAAATCTGTTTCCTCTTAGGAAGAACTTCAGAGATCTTAAGATCAAAGTTCCCAGAGCTTAAAAATATCAGAGCATGGACAAGTTTCGGAAAAGCCTTTGAGATGTCTTatctcttgattttttttttattcagagcaGTGTAATGCACGCAATAAGGAACTCATGTTTGCATGTGAAGGTAGGAAGCCCCAGCTTTTAAATTCATGCTGTTTCTTTGATCTTGAGTTTGTTTTATCGGCTTTCTCTGCAATGGAAAGCTACTATTACAGCTTGCAATCAATGCTATGCAAGATTCCTGCTGATGATATTTCATTTAACACACTCAAAACTTACACAATATCTAAAAACTTGCCCCATCAACACAGTTGTGTATAcacaagaacaaaaaataaCTCCTTGAACTAAGAATGATGTTCTTCAGGATATGAATCAGTGTATTTCCTGAAGTAGTTAGCAGCACCAAAGAgggattttatttgaatttctcCCTTGACTTCTAGAGTAATATTTTGTCATTGTTTGAAATGAGGATGTGAGTAACTTTTTCTGTGTATCATCGCGTGTCTGTACCCGTAAGAATGCAACTAGTGCTCCAGCTCTTCATGTTGAACCTGCCTGGCTCCTGACCCAAGAAAATGAATAATCTCCTGTCCAGGTTCCAGCCTGGGTGGGCTGtgtgaacctttttttttggcACACACTTATCTCTCAAAACTTCCTTCCCCTTCTTCctctttccatccttccttccttccccacTCTCCACACCCTTAGCTTGGAGGTTAATATATTTGCTGGACATTTGACATGATCTGTCGCAGAGAATATCCAAACAAGTCTTATCTTGAGGCCAGGTCTTGGAAAGTCATTTAGCTGGCTTGTTCTTGGTTTCTTTTTATGGAGGACATGAATGATTGAGCGATTGACCTGCCTGGATGTCTTACTCAAACCTTTATCACTCCCTTTTTTTTACCAGGAATCTCCTTACACTACTTGAAAAAGTATAACTCCTTCCTGTAAGCTAGATTTATGGGATCTGAATTGGGTCCCACAGATGGAATTCTTTAAAATATAAAGGCATGATAAACAGTGTCTCTGATAGACATGACCTGCAGTCATGACTTTTGACACCTTAAAGCTGTCTCCATTCAGAAAACACATTCCAGAGATCTCCAAGCTTAAAATGACCAATATTGTGCTTTCAGCTTGGATCTGCCAAGACTGCTGAGATATCGCTGAATGGAACCAGATATTGTTTTTCCACAGTCTGCTTGTAATAGCTGAGCTTTTTGGCACATCTGAAAGTGAAAACATTCCAGAGAAAAGATGTGCAAAAACACCTCCATTCATTCAGAGATTAAACCCATTCACTGACTGGGTATGGGGAAGGTTATGAAGGAATAGGGAAAAGATGAAGGAATGGTAAAAGCCTTAATGACTATCTGGATAGTATGGCCTTTCTTTTCTAGTAATAATTCAGCAAAATAACACTGACATTtttgtacactaccagtcaaaagtttggacacaccttctaattcaatggtttttgtttattttaattattttcaacattgtattttaatactgaagacatcaaaactatgtagtaatctggtttggccataatatggattacaacagtagtcaaatagggatatccattgtgtactaaccctacctctgatggtctcaaacacgtTAAGAAAGCAAGTCATTGTACAAATTAACTcatgacaaggctcatgttaattagaatcCATTCCTGgtgaccacttcatgaagcagactgagagaataccaagagtgtgcaaagctgtcatgaaggaaaaagggggctactttacagaatctaaaatataaaacatattctggtttgtttaactcttttttgttcattaaataattccatatattgtttcatagttttgatgtctttggtattaatctacagggtttcaaataattaaaataaatacaaacccttgaatgagaaggtgtttccaaacttttgactggtagtgtatatttgcagcctttattttcatatttctgttttcaaaaaATAATCATTGTCCAAAACAGGACTTCTCATTTCAGGCTTCATCAAACAACCAGACTAAAACTtccagaatattattttatttcttttgttgttattaGACAAAGTCACTTCATTGGTGGGTCTAACATACAGATCCAGACTGAACTGCAACAACAGTTTGATCAATTCATATGTAATTTGGTGCAGATACCCATGGTCCTCAAAGGATATTTCATTTAGCATCACCAAGTAGCGCTAGATGAAATGTCAGTGGGCTGTGGTAAGTAATCTATCGCAGAGATGCCAACACAAAACAGTTGGTAAAaccctctgcttctcctcatcctcctaaTCATCCTATCTGACAGAAATAACATTCGTAGGCATAGCTAGTGCAACCCAGTGCAGGACATtagttctattctattctgttctattttattctactctattgtattctattatGCTCTGCTCTACTCTACTCTTCTATTCTAAACTTGATAGACATTCATATTCCCTTGAGGATGTTTAAGAACTTAATCTAATAAAAGCACTTGGGGGAAAATGCATTTAAATCTGTTTAATGCTTGGGTATACTTTCAGGGCAGGGGACAAGGCTGTAGTTTATCAAATTGTATTAACTTTAACACATATTACAGGTGCAGtttgtagaaatgggaatattagcgacatctagcagtcagattctaaaATGAACACCTCTGTTCCTAACCCTTCACATCATCTGAGCGACGGTGGTCGGTGAGGACCAGAATCTCCCTCGAAAATGGCAATTATTTATCTGACAATGTGTCCTGTTACTGTCAGGCAAAAGACTAAAAGACGATCATTAAACGTTATAAGCCGTTGGTGTAACCGTCTACTCTGGGAGCAGGCTGCACAAACTGAAACAACATTTCTTTCCAATAACAATACAatttcaaacaaataaatgtctgttctgagctgctgtagaaacatgatggCGGTTcatgatggcagcctccatgaGGAGACCTGCTCCTTATGTAAACATACATACTTATtctaagttttaaaaaataaagctatAGTTTTATATAGGTTATTATACACTCATTTTAACACACTTATAAATATTACATCCCATTTCCACCAAATCTGTTCTGCCAAATGCTGCtaatttctacacactgcacctgtaAGATGGTAACAGGTTGCTATTCTTAGTGGTCGACTTATTGAGAAATTTCTTGCGGTTTTAAAACTTTAACTTAAATTTTCTAAAGCATAGATGAATCATGTGACcttaaagacaaagaaaaaaccCTAGAGAAATTCCATTTCCGTTAAGATCAGCTTTACCAGTAAAGGGCATCCTGAACAGCTAAAGACTTGGACAGAAGCAAGTAAAAGAAAAGAGTTGCATGTAAGGGAAAcgtgttttgcttttttcccaAAGTGAGAAATATATTGTAACTATTGACATTCATAGTCTCAAAGTCCAAACAtattaggtgcatttcgaccaagacttccggggtcttttagcccccagaactactttccctggaactaaaaggttcatgtgcccccattgttgtctgcgtttcgaccgtgggctgaagtcccgcgtagattgtgcaaattaggccagtgacatatggaggaaaaaaattatattaaataatattttgaaatcataataaaaaactaaactagtatgcattcccaggaactccctctgtgttccaacaactgtgtaaactccacaaacactgttacgttcaaccgaaagtcccaggacctttgaaaagtactgccccccaagcaggggcttttcaggggggagattatctacccctgaactaaatttagaccctggttcctccggtcgatacgcacgtagttcaggggtaaggTCCCTAGTttcggggtaaagttcctgcagtggaaaaacgCCTATAGCCTCCTCTGCTTTCTATTTTGGGTCAGAAACGTCCTGAGACACTTGTCACGCTATCACTCAGCACCTTTGTTGCCCATTTTTCCAAAGAACTTTGCTATTATTACATGTCAAGGAAATAGGTGTGtgctatttttacattttaggcTTAGTCACTATTGTTACCAATGCAAACCATTGTGATGATAGTCTGTTAAATCATCATTGAACACATTATCAAAACATCTATATTTGTCTAACACACACGTTAGTGATATAATTTATGGGATGTGACGTCTGTTTACTTTGCCATTGTCTTTATTAATTAGGGTTTGGTGAGGTCACTTAAGTTTGATTGGTGGTGTGGTCTTATACTAGAGAATTCTCAAATGGTGGGTGGGTCTCATTCCCTTCACTGAAGCCTTGAGATAAAAGCCCTCATCCTTGATTCTTtcattgctgctgctgcttttggaCATTTTATAAACACACGCTTAAAAGCTAGACAGTTTTATCAGGACAGAGACAGTTCCCACCCTGCTGTCGTGTGTAACACAGGACACTTCTCTaccaaaacacacaatcacaacacatgtactgacacacacaaaatccCCCCTGccactgcacacacaaacacacagtccctGTCGAAAACTATCTTTCCCGTCTgttccccctcccctctttttccttcttcagCTCGGGGGTTTGCATAACAGGTAGTCACAGACATTTCCTCGTCCTGAGCAGGGATATCCTGGCGCCCGACAGTCGCTCCCTGGCGCGCAGCTCGGGCCCATAGATTCTGGACTaggactaaatttagacccagAGTAGACCCCCTCCAGGCTGCTCTACCACAATGATACCAAAAGACTCGGCCACCATTGCAAGACAACCCATCTCATCATGGCAGCTATGGTTAGGTTAGGATAAGGGAAAGGCCATTGCAACTTACTCCTAATGAGTCAGAGTGgggttgatggatggatacCCATTGTGGAAAGGTTTTATTCCCATGACTGCCACTCTCATTTCTAAGGATAGCACTCTGTCCTGGTAGCCTTACCCTCTTAGAGCCAGGCTAGTGTGTTTGGTTTATATGCTACTCGACTTGTAGCATTTTTGTAATCCCAAACCATGTTTATATTCAGACAGGTAGTTATAGTGCACTCTTTATTACATGATTTTGACCTTACATGTAGTAAAAATATTGTCTTGTCTCATGTCTTAGgtatttgcttttaaatgtttgtttccaGAGTTGTGAAATTAACCAGTCAATTTGCCAACAAGTGactataccaagcggcaacctccggtctcaaactatgaatcccatgaggaagtgttataaactgcagttcattgagaatccacttgaggctggctgcagaaacaccggaaaccacatagacaccaattcaaaaaagacgatctttgcagcattgataaacatgtttacagcctggttcaaaaaacagcttggctctacttagcacacactgtacgggggggcagaaaatattaagattacgagtttttgcccaaataaggacattactgacttgactcccagacgggaacacatagctgttggctaagaggctcaaaccccacctctttacgtcacactctgtctggttgagttccgcattttgggtatggctgctgctgacgattggcctcaaaacagcgctcaggaacagatgggtgacgttacggatacgacgtccatattttatatagtgtATGCTTTATACCCCATTTCTGTCACTCAAGCAGAGAGCATGGAAAGTTTTTACCCTTGGACCATCTTTccaaagaaaaataatcaaaagtaCATCCCTTTTGGTTGGAATAATACTGAGCACTTTCCCAAGATGCTtccacatttctttttcttaatgcatgaaaaaagacaaacaggagTGGTACTCACTGGCTAGCTGGAAGAGTGCAGCAATGGCCTCCTCCCACCACTGGGATTCCTGTGTGATGAAGGGCAGCCCCATCAGGCCCAGAAGGAAGATCAGCTGACCGGCAGTCAGGGCCACCGTGGCCATCAGGTTACATGCTCGCATCATGTCAAACTGCACTTTAGGGATCACAAGAACAGTTGTGTCATTTTCTTCCTGTGATTTATACAATTGCTTTAAATGGATATGCAACACAGGTTAGCTTTACTCTTAGCTAGAGGCCCTGATCTTGAAAGGATGATCCTATGACGTGTCTGTATTGTGTAGTTAAACCTGAAACAAACGGTGGCAAGTTGGCATTGACTTGTTATCATGAATGGTGGAGCACTTGACTCTCCAACATAAGCAAGCAGTGCCGCCCATTGTACCCATTGAAGTTGGACACAGTCTGGACCTTTTCCCAGACTTATTCTTGAATGAAAATTCCTCAATGGAGCTCAATTTAGCAGCACACATACATCCATCATCGCACTGACTGCCTGAAAACTCTTCTAGATAGGGTTTATACTCAGACTAGGCCACCAAAAAGATGTATGTGCCTTTAAACAGATTATTGATATTCATGTGTGTAAGAAACTTTGTAAACCCTGCTGCTGCCTGTGTTGGCCGAGACACTCTTTTGAAATAGATTTTTAATGTCAGTGAgtttttttccttgttaaaaaaaggttagattaaataaaaaacatgactagGTCATTGGCTAGCTGCCATACTTAACTTTGTAATTTATCCCTCCATTATTGACCTCAGGTATGTGACTAGACTTATAGATGTGCTAAATGTCAGTTTGACgttttgttagttttagtcCAGTGACTTTGAAGTTTGGTCTAGAGCTTTAAACAGATGTTGATCCAAGAGTTGACTCATTTTTGCTTAACTGACTCAAACTAAATTTCTTCTGAatttttttggttttaaaaggaataaaaactACAGTACACTCGCTCGGCCACCAGTCAACCAGTGTGATGAGAAACAGATTTGAAATCATGAAGTTAGCTGACATTTATTTCCTTCAGAATTTAAAATGGTTGTGCTGCATTTGAGAGCACAAcaagcataaaaacagaaaacttaCATTTGACAGTGCTGCGGGATTCTTGGTATCCTGCATACTCGGAGCCCCATCCCAGGTCCTCACACTGCTTCTGTGTCCCCTGCGCCCTTCTCCCAGCCTGGTAATCAGCTGCTCCACCAACTGGGCACATCCTCCATAGTCCCACGCTCCTCTTGCGTCCATCCTCCAGCGCCTGCAGTACCCAGCTGGGAGTGAAGGCTGCAACATTGTTTAAGACCAGGGACAGCAGGGCCACTGCCACCGCTGCCGCAACCAGCCTCTGCACGGCCATGCGGCGCCCAATGCCCgccacttctcctcctccctgttgttCCTCCTCAGACCCCTGTTCCTCGGCACCAGCAGTGCTCTCAGCACCCTGgctcctctccacctcctcctcctccaccaccaccaccaccaccacctcctcctgctcctccagctGTTAGCAAGAGTTGTCCTGTCTCACTCAGAGGTGGAATTGGCGAGAGTGTTGTCGTTTAGGCTTAGCTAAAGAACATCTCCATTCATCCTCCTTCAGGTGTTGGTTGTCGTTGCAGCAGATTCTCAGCCCTCCTCCTCAGACAGCACCTCGGGTACGCTGGGGTTGTTCCAAGTGGCACCTGGGTCCATTCCACTGGCTCTGACTGGCTGCAGCTTGACTCTGGGATCTCGCTCCTTCTTCCTTGATTCCCTTCTCCCGTtatcttctcctccttttgtACTACTCTGCACTGCTCTGACTTCTATTCGTGCAGCTGACTTTTCTGGGGATGCAGAAGATTGTTttcatctcttctcttctctttagCCACCTCACGTTTCCTTTGGAGGAGATCAGATGTGAAGACTAGATCCTATGTTGCCCAGGCTGTCTCTCAAATAAAGTACCCCCCACTGCCTGACTGGAATCAGAAAACTTTAAACCACCTccctctgcttctttctctctccctcactcactcactctgcaAATCTTCGAGGTCAGAGTTGAAATGTGGGGGAGCTGCTCTTCGTCAAAGTCCAAGACATTAGTTTGAAAACTGTAGCGAGCTTAAAACAGACAGCTCCTTCCTTCGTGaaaactttaaatgtgtgtgtgtcagtgtgtttgtgtaagagaATGTCCAAGAGACCCCCCTCTTGGACGTCACTGTTGTGTATTCTTTTGTCTGGAGCCCAGGGGGGCGTTCGCTAAAGTCCCCTCTCTTGTGTGCAACAAACATATTGGCTGCCATAGTCAGCCAGCCAGCAACAGGATGTGTTTCCTGATAGGAAAAGAGGATGGGAAGAGAGGCCAAATGTAGACCCGCTCCTTCTCTTGTCTTTCCTTTTCTGGCTCTCTAGATCTTGCCGCCCTGTGAGCAGCAAGCTCTACTTGTTCTAGcattcaaaaatatttcactTCATTGTCTGGATTAGTTTTCTGTGACCATATAGAGTAAGAGAGTTCTGGCTGACAGTTACAGCccttgctttctttttcttgacTTGGTTGCCATGCCCCTCTCTTATAGCAGGGCCCCCAAAGATTTGGGGTATTTCCTGTTGCCTAACTTTAATAAACAGCTCACATCTGTATCAGCTAAAGCACAGGGAAGGGAGGGGACGCAAATAGAGACCAGATGGCTGCGGAATCTTAAATTTGGAATTGAAGCTGAGGGAAAGGGGAGTGAGGGGTTGATTTACGTCAGCAAGACAAAAGGAAAAATTGGAAAGGCAGAGAAGCATGCCtttgctttgatttaaaagcCTGCACACATTCTTGTAAGGATATGCCTTTATTGATGTTTTGTGCACGGGGGCTTTTATGGACTTTGTTTTAATCCTgctgaaaagtaaaataattatatATTAAAACAGCTCTGTCCTTTGAAATGTCCAAAAATTTGCAAAACGGTTTGTGTCTGAAATAAAAAGCTAAACTAAACCTTAAATAAATGTACCTACATGTGCATAATCAACTTAACTGTTCAATAATACAACACCAGTGCAGTGAGCTACACCTTTCCCTTGTAAACAAGCAATTTCTCTTGTCTCTATAGCACAGCAGTTTGGGAAAACATGGCACGGATGTGTGTGAAAACCCGCCGGCTGGATGTGGCACGTGTGTGTCTGGGGAATATGGGAAATGCCAGGGCAGCAAAAGCACTGAAGGAGGCGGAGGCTGAGCCTGAGCCAGAGGCCCAAGTGGCAATGTTGGCCATTCAGCTCGGCATGCTGGTAAGATTCTTAAATATTCCTAtgtatatattcatatttttattcagAGACGGACAAGTCATGCATTGTAAGCATGCAATAGAGAAAGTATAAGAAGTTAGAAACAGTAAGGCCATCCCTCCAGTCCTAATCATAAAATACATTCAGATAATTTCATTCTGTAAGCCATATAAATATGTCTAAAACCATAGCCAAAGACAACGCCACATCCCATGACTACAAATAACATGCTCCTTTTTAAGTTGAAGCTTTGCCCGAAATGGGACTTTCCAAAAAGATTCATTCCATCATCTTTTCCTGTTCTCCAATAGGAAGATGCCGAAAAGTTGTACAAGAGCTGTCATCGCTATGACCTGCTGAACCGATTCTACCAGGCATCTGGCCAGTGGAAGCATGCTCTGGAAACTGCAGAAAACCAAGATCGCATCCATCTGCGCACTACCTACTACAATTACGCCAAATACCTGGAGTCCATGGGTGACAAGGCCCTTGCCCTCGCATAGTAAGACAGAATCTTTTGTGGTTCAGAGCTGATGTCTTTCTGTGTAGTGGCACAGACAAAAGTGGAAACATATAGTGATTGTCAACCCCtctctttgcttcttttttcaCAGTTATGAgaactcagacacacacagggttgAGGTTCCCAGGATGCTTCAGGACGACACAGAATCTCTGGAGATCTATGTcaacaaaatgaaagacaaGTAAGTCTTGTGTTTCTTGGGATGGTAAAAACTATACACGTGATTCCTGTACGACATACTTAGGAGAAAATGACCGGTGTAGAAATGATACTGATATCAATTATGAACGGGCAATACAGGGAAATTTCAGttagaatgaaagaaaatgttcaCCATTTTCCACCTCTATGACTATCAGTGGTGGactgtaacaaagtaaatttacttgagtatagtacttaagtacattttttggtTATCTGTACTTtccttgagtattattttttggggggaacttattacttttactccactacattcagaagacaattattgtactttttactccactacatttctatgagtgctctagttactcactacttttgctttgaagtcagctcatgaatttccttctcttttctgaaatctgatccctaagacagtaaactgtgtttgtgtagttctgtttgtctcagtggtttagtcatacctgtatatcgtgcgactccacggttgaacgtggagcaaacacagagcaaatttccctcagatcaggcagttcatgtagaggtggtaatgatgtctataattctccacctg
Encoded here:
- the tmem204 gene encoding transmembrane protein 204 — encoded protein: MAVQRLVAAAVAVALLSLVLNNVAAFTPSWVLQALEDGRKRSVGLWRMCPVGGAADYQAGRRAQGTQKQCEDLGWGSEYAGYQESRSTVKLQFDMMRACNLMATVALTAGQLIFLLGLMGLPFITQESQWWEEAIAALFQLASFVLVIGLVTFYRIGPYTQLSYSCYLDIAACLLATLAAAMLIWNILHRRDDCLPPGVIIISRSLTSPFHPRLDNDYVESPC